CCGGTGAGCAGAGGGGTGATGAACGACTCCATGCAGGGGTGCTCCTCGAGGTCGGGAGGGGCAGGTGGCCCTGCATCGCAACCGATGCAGGGCCACCTGTCGAAGTGACCGGACTAGCGCGTCAGTTCGCGCTCGGGTCCCACCACGAGTAACCCTTGAGGAACGGGTCCGGCTCGATCGGGCCGTCGGAGCTCCAGACGATGTCGAACTGGTCGTCCTTGTTGATCTGGCCGATCAGGCTGGTCTTGGCGATGTGGTGGTTCTCGCCGTTGATCGTGACGGGGCCCTCGGGCGACGCGAACGTCACGCCGTCAGCTGCGTCGTTGATCTTGTCGACGTCGAACGAGTCAGCCTTCTCGACCATGGCCTTGAAGAGGTACAGCGAGGTGTACGCCGCCTCCATCGGGTCCGACGTCGGCCGGTCGCCGTACTTGGCCTTGAACGCCTTGACGAAGGTGTCGTTGGCCGCGCTCTTGACCGACTGGAAGTAGTTCCAGGACGCGTACTGGCCGGTGAGGTCCTTGCCCATCGCGGGCGCCTCCTCCTCGGCGATCGACACCGAGATGATCGGGGACGTCTTCGCGGTGAGGCCCTGCTCGTAGTAGGCCTTGATGAAGCCGACGTTCGACGAGCCGTTGATGGTGTTGAAGACGAAGTCCGGCTTGGCCTTGACGATCTTCGCGACCTGGGTCGACCAGTCGTCCTTGTCGAGCGGGACGTACTCCTCGCCGACGATCTCGATGTCGAGCTCCTTGGCGTACTGCTTGATGATCTTGTTCGCAGTGCGCGGGAAGACGTAGTCCGAGCCGGCGAGGAAGAGCGTCTTGACGCCCTTGTCCTTCAGGAAGTCCATGGCCGGGATGATCTGCTGGTTCGTGGTCGCGCCCGTGTAGTAGATGTTCTTGGAGGCCTCGAGGCCCTCGTACTGAACGGGGTAGAACAGCAGACCGTGGTCACCCTCGACGACCGGCAGCATCGCCTTGCGCGAGGCCGAGGTCCACCCGCCGAAGACCGCGGCGACGCAGTCGCTGGTGAGCAGCTTGCCGATCTTCTCCGCGAAGACGGCCGGGTCGCTGGCGCCGTCCTCCTCGACTGCCTCGATCTTCTTGCCGAGGATGCCGCCCGAGGCGTTGATCTCGTCGGCAGCAAGCTGCAGCGAGTCGCGGACGGTCTGCTCGCTGATCGCCATGGGGCCGGACGTGGAATTCAGGAAGCCAAGCTTGATGGTGGAGCCCGAGGTGTCCACACAGGACTTGGAGGCTGATGGTGCTTCGTCGGTCTTGGCGCCGCCACAACTGGACAGGACGAGTCCTGCTGCCAGTGCCGCGGCCGTGCTCGTCATGAGACGAGTTCGGGAGTTGAACACCTTTGATGACCTCTCGGTAGGACCAATGGTTCGAGCACGTGTGTGCTCGCTTGGCCATGACCGTAGGAAGCCCCCGTTTCAGTTACTACCGAATGGAATTAAATCCGTGTTACGCGGACGGACGGGCAGCCAGCGTCGCCGTGAGGCGGGTGGTCGAGCCACCCAGGCCCCAGCGCTCGTCCAGACCGGCCAGGGCATCCGGGTCTGCCGGCGTGCGGGGGAGCAGCAGGTCAGGGGAGCCGAGGTCGATGTCGCGAGCGACCGCGACGACTTCCGGGGCCACCAGCAGGTACGCCGCGGCGTCGCGGATCTTCCCGCGGGGGCCGGGTGCGAGATCGCTGGCCGGGTCATCGACAGCGGCAACCAGGTTCGCGATGTCGCCGAACCGGCCCAGGAGCGTGGCGGCGGTCTTCTCACCGACGCCCTTGACCCCGGGAAGCCCGTCAGAGGCGTCCCCACGCAGCGTGGCGAAGTCGGCGTACTGGCGCGCCTCGACGGCGTACTTGGCGCGCACCCAGGCCTCGTCCACGCGCTCGTGCCGGCTGACGCCCCGGGCGACGTAGAGCACGCGCACCTCGGCGGCATCGTCGACGAGCTGGAAGAGGTCGCGATCGCCGGTGACCACGTCGACCGGCATGCCTGCGCCCGTGGCGAGGGTTCCGATGACGTCGTCGGCCTCGTAGCCGTCCGCGCCGATCACCGCGATGCCGTAGGCAGCCAGGACATCGCGGATCACCGGCACCTGGACCAGCAGCGGGTCAGGCACCTCCTCGACATAGCGTCGGTCGCTTCGCTCCCCGCTGCCTGCATCGACCGGAGCAGCTCCCGGGACGATCTCGACGACGCGGTGCTCCTTGTACGTCGGGATCAGGTCGACGCGCCACTGGGGGCGCCAGTCGTTGTCCCAGCAGCAGGCCAGGTGGGTCGGCTGGTACTCCTCGACGAGACGGCTGATGTAGTCGAGAAGCCCTCGCACGGCGTTGACCGGCGTGCCGTCCGGAGCCCGCAGGCTGTCCGGCATGCCGAAGAAGGCGCGGAAGTAGAGGCTGGCCGTGTCGAGGAGCATGAGTCGCGAGGTCACGGGGTGAGTCTGACAGGCCAGGTGCGGATGACCCGTTCTGACCATCTGTCCAGGAATTTGGCGGGAAATGGCACGCTTCGGTTCCCAGTGTGGGTACCGTCACTTTCATGCGAACCGACTTCGGGGGCGGAAGCATCCGCTCGCAGGTCCTCAACCTGGTGATGCGCAACAGCGCTCGCCGGGTCATCGACGTGTGGTCGCTGGCGCCCACGCTGCCCTGGCCGTACGGCGTGGTGGACCATGCCGGGCGCCTGCAGCGCAAGGTGGCGGGGACTGTCTTCGAGCGGGTCGAGATCGCCGGCCGTCGCGCCCGCGTGGTGCGCACCCCGGACTCACGCTCCGGTCGGCACATCCTCTACTTCCACGGCGGTGCGTTCGTGGTGGGCGGGTGGCACCTCCACGGCAGCCTGATCTCCCGGGTCGCTGCGGCCACCGGCACGACGGTCCTGGCAGTGGACTACCGCCAGCTGCCGCAGCACAGCATCGATGACGCCACCGCCGACGGGCTGGCTGCCTATCGCCACCTGCTGGCGCAGGGCATCCCCGCCGAGGACATCGTCTTCATGGGTGACTCGGCTGGAGGCTTCCTCAGCTTCACCGTCGCGGATCGAGCCCGCGAGGAGGGCCTTCCGGCGCCACGCGCCCTGGCCGTCATGTCCCCGCTCATCGATCTCGATCTCGAGCGCACGCCCGCATCAGGCGGATGCGCGATCTTCGACGTGCGGATCCTGTCCATCTTCGCCCGCCTTGCGAACCGGCGCTCCGCAGGCTTCCACGCGCCCGCCGACTGTGCGCTCGGCGCCTTGCCTCCGGTGCTCTTCCAGGTGAGCTCGGCGGAGGCGCTCTACCCGCAGGTCTGCCAGTTCGCCAACCAGTTGGAGAGCGCGGGTGTCACGGTCGACCTGCACGTGTGGCCAGACCAGCTGCACGTGTTCCAGGCCTCGCTGTTGATCCCCGAAGCCGCAGAGGCCGTCCAGGCGCTCGCCCGCTACGTGACGCAGGCCTTTGAGGCG
This genomic interval from Nocardioides cavernaquae contains the following:
- a CDS encoding 5'-3' exonuclease, whose translation is MLLDTASLYFRAFFGMPDSLRAPDGTPVNAVRGLLDYISRLVEEYQPTHLACCWDNDWRPQWRVDLIPTYKEHRVVEIVPGAAPVDAGSGERSDRRYVEEVPDPLLVQVPVIRDVLAAYGIAVIGADGYEADDVIGTLATGAGMPVDVVTGDRDLFQLVDDAAEVRVLYVARGVSRHERVDEAWVRAKYAVEARQYADFATLRGDASDGLPGVKGVGEKTAATLLGRFGDIANLVAAVDDPASDLAPGPRGKIRDAAAYLLVAPEVVAVARDIDLGSPDLLLPRTPADPDALAGLDERWGLGGSTTRLTATLAARPSA
- the urtA gene encoding urea ABC transporter substrate-binding protein produces the protein MTSTAAALAAGLVLSSCGGAKTDEAPSASKSCVDTSGSTIKLGFLNSTSGPMAISEQTVRDSLQLAADEINASGGILGKKIEAVEEDGASDPAVFAEKIGKLLTSDCVAAVFGGWTSASRKAMLPVVEGDHGLLFYPVQYEGLEASKNIYYTGATTNQQIIPAMDFLKDKGVKTLFLAGSDYVFPRTANKIIKQYAKELDIEIVGEEYVPLDKDDWSTQVAKIVKAKPDFVFNTINGSSNVGFIKAYYEQGLTAKTSPIISVSIAEEEAPAMGKDLTGQYASWNYFQSVKSAANDTFVKAFKAKYGDRPTSDPMEAAYTSLYLFKAMVEKADSFDVDKINDAADGVTFASPEGPVTINGENHHIAKTSLIGQINKDDQFDIVWSSDGPIEPDPFLKGYSWWDPSAN
- a CDS encoding alpha/beta hydrolase; its protein translation is MRTDFGGGSIRSQVLNLVMRNSARRVIDVWSLAPTLPWPYGVVDHAGRLQRKVAGTVFERVEIAGRRARVVRTPDSRSGRHILYFHGGAFVVGGWHLHGSLISRVAAATGTTVLAVDYRQLPQHSIDDATADGLAAYRHLLAQGIPAEDIVFMGDSAGGFLSFTVADRAREEGLPAPRALAVMSPLIDLDLERTPASGGCAIFDVRILSIFARLANRRSAGFHAPADCALGALPPVLFQVSSAEALYPQVCQFANQLESAGVTVDLHVWPDQLHVFQASLLIPEAAEAVQALARYVTQAFEAKVSVSA